A genome region from Microbacterium profundi includes the following:
- a CDS encoding zinc-dependent alcohol dehydrogenase family protein — MRGVVMYGPGDVRVEERERPTIARPTDAVIKIAATCICGSDLWPYRGTDAVHEAPMGHEYVGVVEEIGADVNTIKVGDFVVGSFMASDNTCEICRAGYQSRCVHVVPMGQYGTQAEYSLVPHADGTLVATPGQPDADLIPALLAASDVLGTGWFAAVVAEVGPGKTVAVVGDGAVGLLGILAAKELGAERIIAMSRHADRQALARKFGATDIVEERGDEGVAKIKELTNGLGAHSVIEAVGTQESMMQAIRSTRAGGHVGYVGVSHDVALPGQELFFSGVHLHGGPAPVRRFLPELIQLIWERKITPGDVFDLTLPLEDAAEGYKAMDERRATKVLLTV; from the coding sequence ATGCGTGGAGTAGTCATGTACGGGCCCGGCGATGTCCGGGTGGAAGAGCGGGAGAGGCCGACCATCGCCCGGCCGACGGATGCCGTCATCAAGATCGCAGCGACCTGCATCTGCGGGTCCGACCTCTGGCCGTACCGCGGCACCGACGCGGTGCACGAGGCCCCGATGGGCCACGAGTACGTCGGCGTCGTGGAAGAGATCGGCGCGGACGTCAACACGATCAAGGTCGGCGACTTCGTCGTCGGATCCTTCATGGCATCCGACAACACCTGCGAGATCTGCCGGGCCGGATACCAGTCCCGCTGCGTGCACGTCGTGCCGATGGGGCAGTACGGAACGCAGGCGGAGTACAGCCTCGTCCCGCACGCCGACGGCACGCTCGTCGCGACCCCTGGACAGCCGGACGCCGACCTGATCCCGGCGCTGCTCGCTGCATCCGACGTGCTCGGCACCGGCTGGTTCGCCGCCGTCGTCGCGGAGGTCGGACCGGGCAAGACCGTCGCAGTCGTCGGTGACGGAGCCGTCGGGCTCCTCGGCATCCTGGCCGCGAAGGAGCTCGGCGCAGAGCGGATCATCGCGATGAGCCGGCACGCCGACCGTCAGGCGCTGGCGCGGAAGTTCGGCGCGACCGACATCGTCGAAGAGCGTGGAGACGAGGGCGTGGCGAAGATCAAGGAGCTCACGAACGGGCTCGGCGCGCACTCCGTGATCGAGGCGGTCGGCACTCAGGAGTCGATGATGCAGGCGATCCGCTCGACTCGCGCCGGCGGACACGTCGGCTATGTCGGCGTCTCGCACGACGTGGCGCTACCAGGCCAGGAGCTGTTCTTCTCCGGCGTGCACCTGCATGGCGGACCCGCACCGGTGCGTCGCTTCCTTCCCGAGCTCATCCAGCTCATCTGGGAGCGGAAGATCACACCCGGCGACGTGTTCGATCTGACGTTGCCGCTCGAAGACGCAGCCGAGGGGTACAAGGCGATGGATGAGCGTCGCGCCACCAAGGTGCTGCTGACGGTCTGA
- a CDS encoding acetylxylan esterase encodes MPRFDLPLEELRSYRPDVAEPADFDDFWEQTLEESRAAAQPIQLRRIDSPLQSVEVYDVTFSGFGGDPVGGWLLLPADTDEPLPAVVEFNGYGGGRGLPHERLGWASSGYAHFFMDTRGQGSAWGTGGITADPHGSGPAAPGFMTRGIEDPSSYYYRRVYTDAVLAIDAIRSLDRVDAARVAVCGGSQGGGIAIAAAGLSTGLIAAMPDVPFLCQFERAVGLTGRDPYNEIVRYLSIHRGTEERVFETLSYFDGVNFARRATAPALFSVALMDPVCPPSTVFAARNSWGGVADITEYAFNEHEGGLGLQWQNQAAFLAEQLAG; translated from the coding sequence ATGCCGCGTTTCGATCTGCCGCTGGAGGAGCTCCGCTCCTATCGACCCGATGTCGCGGAGCCCGCGGACTTCGACGACTTCTGGGAGCAGACCCTCGAGGAATCCCGCGCGGCCGCGCAGCCCATCCAGCTTCGCCGCATCGATTCCCCGCTGCAGTCGGTGGAGGTGTACGACGTGACCTTCAGCGGCTTCGGCGGCGATCCGGTGGGCGGATGGCTGCTGCTGCCCGCAGACACCGATGAGCCGTTGCCAGCGGTCGTGGAGTTCAACGGCTACGGCGGAGGCCGCGGCCTGCCGCACGAGCGCCTGGGGTGGGCGTCATCCGGCTATGCGCACTTCTTCATGGACACCCGCGGCCAGGGCAGCGCGTGGGGAACCGGCGGGATCACGGCAGACCCGCACGGCTCAGGCCCGGCGGCGCCGGGCTTCATGACTCGAGGGATCGAGGATCCGAGCAGCTACTACTACCGCCGCGTCTACACCGACGCCGTGCTCGCGATCGACGCCATCCGCTCCCTCGACCGGGTCGACGCTGCGCGCGTGGCCGTGTGCGGCGGAAGCCAGGGCGGAGGCATCGCGATCGCCGCCGCCGGACTCTCCACCGGCCTGATCGCCGCGATGCCCGACGTGCCGTTCCTCTGCCAGTTCGAGCGCGCAGTCGGCCTGACCGGACGCGACCCGTACAACGAGATCGTCCGGTACCTCTCGATCCACCGCGGCACCGAAGAGCGCGTGTTCGAGACCCTGTCGTACTTCGACGGCGTGAACTTCGCGCGCAGAGCCACGGCACCCGCCCTGTTCTCCGTCGCCCTGATGGATCCGGTCTGCCCGCCCTCGACGGTCTTCGCCGCACGCAACAGCTGGGGCGGAGTCGCCGACATCACCGAGTACGCGTTCAACGAGCACGAGGGCGGGCTGGGTCTGCAGTGGCAGAACCAGGCCGCGTTCCTCGCTGAGCAGCTCGCCGGCTGA
- a CDS encoding carbohydrate ABC transporter permease — protein MTTTAASGAAETTERRGRTERSPRPAGVRRRRSAATRGDWIVGYTMVAPAVLGALAFVIAPLVAVFWFSLHDWNVLANTFVFSGTENYERMLSDQGLHDSLLASLWFSIGLVVLNITLALFLAVLLNQKLPGTTTFRTFFFSPVVVSLVAWTIVWSFLLQADGGINGFLSLVGVDGPNWLRNDFTAMVSVIIVQVFKNVGMNMILFLAALQGVPEEIMDAARIDGAGAWRRFRSITLPMISPTILLVSILTIVGSLEVFAQIAVLTGGGPGNSTTVLVYYLYQQAFRFNDFGYASGISVLLFMIVLVLTLIQWQTRKRWVFNET, from the coding sequence ATGACCACCACCGCCGCCAGCGGCGCGGCCGAGACCACGGAGCGGAGGGGACGCACAGAGCGTTCTCCCCGCCCCGCGGGTGTGCGCCGGCGCCGCTCGGCCGCCACCCGCGGCGACTGGATCGTCGGTTACACGATGGTCGCCCCGGCCGTGCTCGGGGCGCTCGCCTTCGTGATCGCACCGCTCGTCGCCGTGTTCTGGTTCTCGCTGCACGACTGGAACGTCCTGGCGAACACGTTCGTGTTCTCCGGAACGGAGAACTACGAGCGGATGCTGAGCGATCAGGGTCTGCATGATTCGCTGCTCGCGAGCCTGTGGTTCTCGATCGGCCTGGTCGTGCTGAACATCACGCTCGCACTGTTCCTCGCCGTGCTACTCAATCAGAAGCTGCCCGGGACCACCACGTTCCGCACCTTCTTCTTCTCACCGGTGGTCGTGTCGCTGGTGGCATGGACCATCGTCTGGAGCTTCCTGCTGCAGGCGGACGGCGGTATCAACGGATTCCTCTCGCTCGTCGGCGTCGACGGACCGAACTGGCTGCGCAACGACTTCACGGCAATGGTGTCCGTGATCATCGTGCAGGTGTTCAAGAACGTCGGCATGAATATGATCCTGTTCCTCGCCGCGCTCCAGGGCGTACCGGAGGAGATCATGGACGCGGCCCGCATCGACGGCGCAGGCGCGTGGCGCCGGTTCCGCTCGATCACGCTACCGATGATCAGCCCGACGATCCTGCTCGTCTCCATCCTGACGATCGTCGGCTCGCTCGAGGTCTTCGCCCAGATCGCCGTACTCACCGGCGGCGGACCGGGAAACTCCACGACCGTGCTCGTGTACTACCTGTACCAGCAGGCGTTCCGCTTCAACGACTTCGGCTACGCGAGCGGCATCTCCGTGCTGCTGTTCATGATCGTTCTGGTGCTCACACTCATCCAGTGGCAGACACGAAAGAGGTGGGTCTTCAATGAGACCTGA
- a CDS encoding coiled-coil domain-containing protein: protein MSTSRKALPVSNSAENNVDEHGADFFDQLAQGQSREQGSFTIGFRGYDRGEVDAALAGLRMQVQRADAELAEARAGVSRDVESARSQLESELAEREARIAELEAQNDDRIAALEADLAAARAQADDAEQQVATLTNELVDAPKTGADTEGSRLQFEAVLRVAEEQASVLIQNAAVQAERLLEAAREEAESRRVELAAEVDRITAQAQHDADQVRLRIDTEYTAHEATIQREAAHAAEKVIQAEQEAATVRTEAEKGSAALRSMVTRETSQQRADAEREVREMNARVLEFEETLTRRQDDAQQEFLLLHNQAVAHAERITTDANEQVAASLEHSKRISAKADDYERLMRSQAQAIEADAQVRARETLERARVKAQKIVSTVTGHTTEVLRDAEDRTRQLRWQQQQLNSFMAEVRELIRPDGVLGSDAADDDTEDADDVDVLEEGDEVIELAPEGEGDDDFDEDDDLDEDENDAKA, encoded by the coding sequence GTGAGCACCTCCAGAAAGGCACTCCCTGTGAGCAACTCCGCCGAGAACAACGTCGACGAGCACGGGGCCGATTTCTTCGACCAGCTGGCGCAGGGTCAGAGTCGCGAACAGGGCAGTTTTACGATCGGTTTCCGTGGATACGACCGCGGTGAGGTGGATGCCGCGCTGGCGGGCCTGCGGATGCAGGTGCAGCGGGCGGATGCCGAGCTCGCTGAGGCCCGCGCGGGGGTGAGCCGCGACGTCGAGTCCGCTCGTTCGCAGCTCGAGTCGGAGCTCGCCGAGCGTGAGGCACGCATCGCGGAGCTCGAGGCGCAGAACGACGACCGCATCGCGGCGCTGGAGGCAGATCTCGCCGCCGCCCGCGCGCAGGCCGATGACGCCGAGCAGCAGGTCGCCACGCTCACCAACGAGCTCGTGGACGCCCCGAAGACGGGTGCGGACACCGAGGGTTCACGCCTGCAGTTCGAGGCCGTGCTGCGCGTCGCCGAGGAGCAGGCATCCGTCCTGATCCAGAATGCCGCAGTGCAGGCCGAGCGTCTGCTCGAAGCCGCGCGGGAAGAGGCGGAGTCGCGCCGCGTCGAGCTCGCCGCAGAAGTGGACCGCATCACCGCGCAGGCGCAGCACGACGCAGATCAGGTGCGCCTTCGGATCGACACCGAGTACACCGCGCACGAGGCGACCATCCAGCGCGAGGCAGCGCACGCCGCAGAGAAGGTCATCCAGGCCGAGCAGGAGGCTGCGACCGTCCGCACCGAGGCCGAGAAGGGCTCGGCGGCGCTGCGCTCGATGGTCACGCGTGAGACCAGCCAGCAGCGGGCGGATGCCGAGCGCGAGGTGCGTGAGATGAACGCACGCGTGCTGGAGTTCGAGGAGACCCTGACCCGTCGGCAGGACGACGCGCAACAGGAGTTCCTGCTGCTGCACAACCAGGCCGTCGCCCACGCCGAGCGCATCACGACCGACGCGAACGAGCAGGTCGCAGCATCCCTCGAGCACTCCAAGCGCATCTCCGCGAAGGCCGACGACTACGAGCGTCTGATGCGTTCGCAGGCTCAGGCGATCGAGGCCGACGCCCAGGTGCGCGCCCGCGAGACCCTCGAGCGTGCACGCGTGAAGGCGCAGAAGATCGTCAGCACGGTCACGGGTCACACCACCGAGGTGCTGCGTGACGCCGAGGACCGCACGCGTCAGCTCCGCTGGCAGCAGCAGCAGCTGAACAGCTTCATGGCCGAGGTGCGCGAGCTCATCCGCCCCGACGGCGTGCTCGGTTCGGATGCCGCGGATGACGACACCGAAGACGCTGACGACGTCGACGTGCTCGAGGAGGGCGACGAGGTCATCGAGCTCGCGCCCGAGGGCGAGGGCGACGACGACTTCGACGAGGACGACGACCTCGACGAGGACGAGAACGACGCCAAGGCCTGA
- a CDS encoding carbohydrate ABC transporter permease, with product MRPDAPPADVDPIDTTTVVTGSAIPPRRMRAGSSRAKRRWVSIGLVVLLAIISIPFIFPTWWMATSSLKPMSEILRKVPTLWPENPSFDAYGEVFRLQPFAQQYWNSLYIAVIVTVGTLLVAAMAGYAFARIRFPGANALFLVVLVGLLVPSEVTIVPLFRFVNGLGLINTHWPLIVIPIFGAPAVLSIFIMRQFFLGLPTELEEAGRMDGLGRWGIFWRIAFPLSRPALAAVAIFTFLKSWNLYLEPIVYLSSKDMFTLPQALTQYVDAYGGPMWNVQLAATTLTVVPVLLVFLFAQKQFVQGLAHSGLKG from the coding sequence ATGAGACCTGACGCTCCCCCGGCCGACGTCGACCCGATCGACACGACGACCGTCGTGACCGGATCGGCCATCCCGCCGCGCCGCATGCGTGCCGGCAGTTCGCGCGCCAAGCGTCGGTGGGTCTCGATCGGGCTCGTCGTACTGCTCGCGATCATCAGCATCCCGTTCATCTTCCCGACCTGGTGGATGGCGACATCGAGCCTGAAGCCGATGAGCGAGATCCTGCGCAAGGTGCCGACGCTGTGGCCGGAGAATCCGAGCTTCGACGCGTACGGCGAGGTGTTCCGTCTGCAGCCGTTCGCACAGCAGTACTGGAACAGTCTCTACATCGCGGTGATTGTAACCGTCGGGACTCTGCTGGTCGCGGCGATGGCCGGATACGCGTTCGCGCGGATCCGCTTCCCCGGCGCGAACGCACTGTTCCTGGTGGTGCTGGTCGGACTGCTGGTTCCCAGCGAGGTGACGATCGTGCCGTTGTTCCGATTCGTGAACGGCCTGGGTCTGATCAACACGCACTGGCCGCTCATCGTGATCCCGATCTTCGGCGCACCCGCCGTGCTGTCGATCTTCATCATGCGTCAGTTCTTCCTCGGGCTCCCGACCGAGTTGGAGGAAGCCGGACGCATGGACGGCCTCGGTCGGTGGGGGATCTTCTGGCGGATCGCGTTCCCCCTGTCGCGCCCGGCTCTGGCTGCGGTCGCGATCTTCACGTTCCTGAAGTCGTGGAACCTCTACCTCGAGCCGATCGTGTACCTCTCGAGCAAGGACATGTTCACGCTGCCGCAGGCGCTCACGCAGTACGTCGATGCGTACGGCGGGCCGATGTGGAATGTACAGCTCGCCGCAACGACGTTGACCGTCGTGCCCGTGCTGCTGGTGTTCCTGTTCGCGCAGAAGCAGTTCGTCCAGGGCTTGGCGCACAGCGGGCTGAAGGGGTGA
- a CDS encoding aldo/keto reductase produces the protein MNLTLNNGVAMPALGFGVFQAAPEETVAAVSSALETGYRLIDTAAAYGNEREVGEAIRISGIPRDEIFIETKVWISDYGYDETLHAFEKSTGKLGVDQLDLLILHQALPSRFDLTAGAYKALETLLADGRVRAIGVSNFMVDHLQRLAAETSIVPAINQIEVHPYFQQRAVQAADAAAGTITQAWSPIGGITAYRPNGASAFDDETLKAIAASYGKSPAQVMLRWHLQQGRSALPKSVRPARIAENFDVFDFELTAEQLSSIDALDTDVRRGPEPADITLESFGREIPEA, from the coding sequence ATGAATCTCACCCTGAACAACGGCGTCGCCATGCCGGCCCTCGGCTTCGGCGTCTTCCAGGCCGCACCCGAAGAGACCGTCGCCGCTGTGAGCTCGGCTCTCGAGACCGGATACCGCCTTATCGACACCGCAGCCGCCTACGGCAACGAGCGAGAGGTCGGCGAGGCGATCCGCATCTCCGGCATCCCACGCGACGAGATCTTCATCGAGACCAAGGTCTGGATCAGCGACTACGGATACGACGAGACCCTGCACGCCTTCGAGAAGTCGACCGGCAAGCTCGGCGTCGACCAGCTCGACCTGCTGATCCTGCACCAGGCGCTGCCGTCGCGCTTCGACCTGACCGCCGGTGCCTACAAGGCGCTCGAGACACTGCTCGCCGACGGCCGTGTCCGCGCCATCGGGGTCAGCAACTTCATGGTCGATCACCTGCAGCGGCTTGCCGCAGAGACGAGCATCGTCCCGGCGATCAATCAGATCGAGGTGCACCCCTACTTCCAGCAGCGCGCGGTGCAGGCTGCGGATGCGGCGGCGGGAACCATCACGCAGGCGTGGTCGCCGATCGGCGGCATCACGGCGTACCGCCCGAACGGGGCATCCGCCTTCGACGACGAGACGCTGAAGGCGATCGCCGCGTCGTATGGAAAGTCCCCGGCGCAGGTGATGCTGCGCTGGCACCTGCAGCAGGGTCGCTCGGCGCTGCCGAAGTCGGTGCGCCCCGCGCGTATCGCCGAGAACTTCGATGTCTTCGACTTCGAGCTCACGGCGGAGCAGCTCTCGTCCATCGATGCGCTCGATACCGATGTGCGTCGCGGACCTGAGCCCGCAGACATCACGCTCGAGAGCTTCGGACGGGAGATCCCGGAAGCATGA
- a CDS encoding sulfurtransferase: MSHLVSVNELADLMRDGAVRVIDVRWRLSVPGGSVQPEGVQEYLRGHIPGAVFVDLESELTRHGRPDEGRHPLPSTSQVQDATRRWGVNDGDVVVAYDDAGGLPAARAWWLLRQGGVDVRVLDGGWQAWKDAGGDTETGDVTPEPGTATLADVSRDSLTIDEAAEVPASGVLLDVRAPERFRGETEPLDPIAGHIPGAVNLPTGRHVASDGTLLDLKTLKKNFADAGIGDGTPVAAYCGSGITAAHTALVLAEAGIDAKIFHGSWSQWSNTPGRPVATGE, from the coding sequence ATGTCTCATCTGGTGAGTGTGAACGAGCTGGCCGACCTGATGCGCGACGGCGCCGTGCGCGTGATCGACGTGCGTTGGCGTCTGAGCGTTCCTGGCGGGAGCGTGCAGCCGGAGGGTGTGCAGGAGTACCTGAGGGGCCACATCCCCGGAGCGGTGTTCGTCGATCTCGAGAGCGAGCTCACCCGGCACGGCCGGCCTGACGAGGGGCGGCATCCGCTGCCGTCGACCTCGCAGGTGCAGGATGCTACGCGCCGATGGGGGGTGAACGACGGTGACGTGGTCGTCGCGTACGACGATGCGGGCGGCCTTCCTGCGGCACGCGCGTGGTGGCTGCTGCGTCAAGGCGGCGTCGATGTGCGGGTGCTCGATGGCGGATGGCAGGCCTGGAAGGATGCCGGCGGAGACACAGAGACGGGCGATGTGACCCCCGAACCGGGCACGGCGACCCTCGCGGATGTCTCGCGCGACAGCCTCACGATCGACGAAGCGGCTGAGGTCCCAGCATCCGGTGTGCTGCTCGACGTGCGCGCGCCGGAGCGCTTCCGCGGCGAGACCGAGCCGCTCGATCCGATCGCCGGGCACATCCCGGGTGCCGTGAACCTGCCGACCGGCAGGCACGTCGCGAGTGACGGAACACTGCTCGACCTGAAGACGCTCAAGAAGAATTTCGCGGATGCCGGCATCGGCGATGGCACGCCGGTCGCCGCCTATTGCGGCTCGGGTATCACCGCAGCACACACCGCGCTTGTGCTCGCCGAAGCGGGCATCGACGCGAAGATCTTCCACGGCTCCTGGAGCCAGTGGTCGAACACGCCTGGTCGCCCGGTAGCCACAGGGGAGTAG
- a CDS encoding SDR family oxidoreductase, with translation MTTLNILLVGGTGSIGRHVARVAQAAGHSIRILSRRVGGENTVVGDLTDPSTLVDAARDIDAVVFTQGTHGDEAGYRAVDYGGVRGILEAIGDRPVRIAQMTAIGVTGRDGAFNRSNKAHDWKRRAERLVRASGHPYTIVRPAWFDYNADDQHELHFLQGDTRHAESPADGVIARSQIAEVLVAALTSDAAVGKTLELVAERGPAQTDLDPLFAALASDVELDGAKDADNMPVDSEPADTIADLERIRALRG, from the coding sequence ATGACCACTCTGAACATCCTCCTCGTCGGCGGAACCGGAAGCATCGGCCGGCACGTCGCCCGCGTCGCACAGGCGGCTGGCCACAGCATCCGCATCCTCAGCCGCCGTGTCGGCGGCGAGAACACCGTCGTCGGCGACCTCACCGACCCGTCCACTCTCGTCGATGCCGCCCGCGACATCGACGCCGTCGTCTTCACGCAGGGCACGCATGGCGACGAGGCGGGCTACCGCGCCGTCGACTACGGCGGTGTGCGCGGCATCCTCGAGGCCATCGGTGACCGACCGGTGCGCATCGCGCAGATGACCGCGATCGGAGTGACCGGCCGCGACGGCGCATTCAATCGCTCGAACAAAGCGCACGACTGGAAGCGGCGGGCCGAGCGGCTCGTGCGCGCAAGCGGGCATCCGTACACGATCGTCCGCCCGGCATGGTTCGACTACAACGCCGACGACCAGCACGAACTGCACTTCCTTCAGGGCGACACTCGTCATGCGGAGAGCCCCGCGGACGGCGTGATCGCCCGATCACAGATCGCCGAGGTGCTGGTGGCCGCCTTGACGTCGGATGCCGCCGTCGGCAAGACCTTGGAACTCGTGGCAGAGCGCGGTCCGGCGCAGACCGACCTCGACCCGTTGTTCGCCGCGCTCGCTTCGGATGTGGAGCTGGATGGGGCGAAGGATGCCGACAACATGCCAGTCGACTCGGAGCCGGCCGACACCATCGCCGACCTCGAGCGGATCCGCGCCCTGCGGGGCTGA
- a CDS encoding HNH endonuclease signature motif containing protein, whose translation MHKVVEQLKGLEESLDAVVRGAFDAEIIPDLSNADLAELLVACGRMQRRIEGMQVESTVTVVERSAPMHDDRITLTYGCSSPTDLLRMLTLCDNHAARRLVRAARWMRRERSITEGCFLPGKYPQLREAMVSGDLGVAGLVAAIAPLEQSGPRILEAELLEADRQLGAFARGIDSVTDSDSDAVTAGPLPTPEELGLLSQALVAYLDQDGAEPEDQRAARKRGLSIGKVREGTVPVRGELLPEVAGQLQLLLDAQLNPRVEAPEDASGVHFVPSGELPDEELARTDERTRTQKQHDAFAAILNVAARSDQMPTLGGAAPTLVVSVDAADYATGNGWAQVLNTGALIPARVAAQTGCAGGIQRVLFDDNGRIVSIGTSARIFNALQRRAITLRDGGCIIPGCTIPATWCEVHHVQEHADGGPTHTDNGVLLCWWHHRNLHLSEWRIRMRDGVPEVRGPRWWDPDQVWRRAGRSGSPADSRRRAHQRGRRSATT comes from the coding sequence ATGCACAAGGTCGTGGAGCAGCTGAAAGGTCTCGAGGAGTCCCTCGACGCCGTGGTGCGCGGCGCCTTCGATGCTGAGATCATCCCCGATCTTTCGAACGCCGATCTCGCCGAGTTGCTGGTGGCCTGCGGGCGGATGCAGCGCCGGATCGAGGGCATGCAGGTCGAATCGACAGTGACAGTGGTCGAGCGATCGGCACCTATGCACGACGATCGGATCACGCTCACCTACGGATGTTCCAGTCCGACCGATCTACTGCGGATGCTGACCTTGTGTGACAATCACGCGGCACGACGCCTGGTGCGCGCTGCGCGGTGGATGCGTCGAGAGCGCAGCATCACCGAGGGCTGCTTCCTTCCGGGGAAATACCCGCAGTTGCGCGAGGCGATGGTCTCGGGCGACCTCGGCGTCGCGGGCCTGGTGGCAGCGATCGCGCCGCTGGAGCAGTCCGGACCGCGAATCCTCGAGGCAGAACTGCTGGAGGCCGACAGACAGCTCGGAGCGTTTGCCCGCGGGATCGACTCGGTGACCGATTCCGATTCTGATGCCGTCACCGCCGGCCCTCTTCCCACGCCGGAAGAGCTCGGTCTGTTGTCTCAGGCACTGGTGGCGTACCTCGATCAGGACGGCGCAGAACCCGAGGACCAGCGTGCGGCACGCAAGCGCGGTCTCTCGATCGGGAAGGTGCGCGAGGGCACAGTGCCTGTACGCGGCGAACTGCTGCCTGAGGTCGCGGGGCAGTTGCAGCTGCTGCTCGATGCGCAGCTGAACCCGCGTGTGGAGGCACCGGAGGACGCGTCGGGAGTGCACTTCGTACCATCCGGCGAGTTGCCCGACGAAGAGCTCGCGCGCACAGACGAGCGCACTCGTACGCAGAAGCAGCACGATGCATTCGCGGCGATCCTGAATGTCGCCGCACGCTCCGACCAGATGCCTACCTTGGGCGGCGCGGCGCCGACGCTGGTCGTCTCCGTCGACGCCGCCGACTATGCGACCGGCAACGGCTGGGCGCAGGTGCTGAACACTGGCGCACTCATCCCCGCGCGCGTGGCAGCACAGACCGGTTGCGCCGGCGGCATTCAGCGAGTGCTGTTCGATGACAACGGCCGTATTGTGTCGATCGGAACCTCGGCCCGCATCTTCAACGCCCTCCAGCGACGGGCGATCACGCTGCGCGACGGCGGATGCATCATCCCCGGCTGCACGATCCCCGCCACCTGGTGCGAGGTCCATCACGTCCAAGAACATGCCGACGGTGGACCGACGCATACCGATAACGGCGTGCTGCTGTGCTGGTGGCATCACCGGAACCTGCACCTGTCGGAGTGGCGGATCCGCATGCGTGACGGAGTCCCTGAGGTGCGCGGACCGCGGTGGTGGGATCCGGATCAGGTCTGGCGACGGGCGGGTAGAAGCGGATCACCCGCTGATAGCCGCCGACGCGCACATCAACGCGGTCGAAGATCTGCCACCACCTGA
- a CDS encoding (R)-mandelonitrile lyase yields MNIEPRIPTVKNPPEQFTGDVWFDPIIVPHDADQRMSGGLVRFAPGARTAWHSHARGQYLRVTEGVALCGTRDGTVVQATPGQTIYTPPGEEHWHGATGDCFMQHLALLEGADDPAETTTWLEHVTDEEYRRR; encoded by the coding sequence ATGAACATCGAACCCCGCATCCCGACCGTCAAGAACCCACCGGAGCAGTTCACCGGCGACGTCTGGTTCGACCCGATCATCGTTCCGCACGATGCTGATCAACGGATGTCCGGCGGACTGGTGCGCTTCGCGCCCGGTGCTCGGACAGCGTGGCACTCGCATGCGCGCGGACAGTATCTTCGGGTGACCGAGGGTGTCGCGCTCTGCGGCACCCGGGACGGCACCGTCGTGCAAGCCACGCCGGGTCAGACCATCTACACCCCACCGGGTGAAGAGCACTGGCACGGTGCGACAGGGGACTGCTTCATGCAGCACCTCGCGCTGCTCGAGGGAGCCGACGATCCGGCCGAGACGACGACCTGGCTCGAGCACGTCACCGACGAGGAGTATCGGCGCCGCTAG